One genomic segment of Burkholderia multivorans ATCC BAA-247 includes these proteins:
- a CDS encoding OpgC domain-containing protein: protein MSMNAPPSAAVSWPRSGRLIEVDFFRGIVLLMIVVDHIGASVLSRVTLHAFALCDAAEVFVFLGGFATASAYGAIAERQGARAAQRRFVRRAMQIYRAFLATSTLMLVVSAVLDHYGIDSPNLALDDVSVMLASPLTGLAELLTFQRQPYLASVLPMYVLFALASPVLVPFARRHPWPLVVLSVASWLAAGWLGPELLDTDGFRWSFNPFAWQLMFVAGVLARCQPFYRRVALGRWGAAATGLACAVVLGCASYKLFSGLPVPEGVLKRDLALPRVVSFAAVAWLMADWVRYGWIARVAQAVRPVVAVGQRGLICFVAGAAISLVIDSLLHPVAGSAELRHIGVGLAADACALGLMMAVAGSGAWISRRRTAAA, encoded by the coding sequence ATGTCGATGAACGCGCCGCCTTCCGCTGCCGTGTCGTGGCCGCGCAGCGGCCGTCTCATCGAAGTCGACTTCTTCCGCGGGATCGTGCTGCTGATGATCGTCGTCGATCACATCGGCGCGAGCGTGCTGTCGCGCGTGACGCTGCATGCGTTCGCGCTGTGCGATGCGGCCGAGGTGTTCGTGTTCCTCGGCGGCTTCGCGACGGCGAGCGCGTACGGCGCGATCGCCGAGCGGCAGGGCGCGCGCGCCGCGCAGCGGCGCTTCGTGCGGCGCGCGATGCAGATCTACCGCGCGTTTCTCGCGACGTCGACGCTGATGCTGGTCGTGTCGGCGGTGCTCGACCATTACGGGATCGACTCGCCGAACCTTGCGCTCGACGACGTCAGCGTGATGCTCGCGTCGCCGCTCACGGGCCTCGCCGAACTGCTGACGTTCCAGCGCCAGCCGTATCTCGCGTCGGTGCTGCCGATGTACGTGCTGTTCGCGCTCGCGTCGCCGGTGCTCGTGCCGTTCGCGCGCCGCCATCCGTGGCCGCTCGTCGTGCTGAGTGTCGCATCGTGGCTGGCGGCCGGCTGGCTCGGGCCCGAACTGCTCGATACCGACGGATTCCGCTGGAGCTTCAATCCGTTTGCGTGGCAGCTGATGTTCGTCGCGGGCGTGCTCGCGCGCTGCCAGCCGTTCTACCGGCGCGTCGCGCTCGGCCGCTGGGGCGCCGCGGCGACCGGCCTCGCCTGCGCGGTCGTGCTCGGCTGCGCGAGCTACAAGCTGTTCTCGGGCCTGCCGGTGCCCGAAGGCGTGCTCAAGCGCGATCTCGCGCTGCCGCGCGTCGTCAGCTTCGCGGCCGTGGCGTGGCTGATGGCGGACTGGGTGCGCTACGGCTGGATCGCGCGCGTCGCGCAGGCCGTACGGCCCGTCGTCGCGGTCGGGCAGCGCGGACTGATCTGCTTCGTCGCGGGCGCGGCGATCTCGCTCGTCATCGACTCGCTGCTGCACCCGGTCGCGGGGAGCGCCGAGCTGCGGCACATCGGCGTGGGCCTCGCGGCCGACGCGTGTGCGCTCGGGCTGATGATGGCGGTGGCCGGTTCGGGCGCGTGGATTTCGCGGCGGCGCACGGCTGCCGCGTGA
- the hpnA gene encoding hopanoid-associated sugar epimerase, with protein MTDTSRDLVLVTGASGFVGSAVARIAQQKGYAVRVLVRPTSPRTNVADLDAEIVTGDMRDETSMRAALRGVRYLLHVAADYRLWAPDPHEIERANLEGAVATMRAARAEGVERIVYTSSVATLKVTSAGDPADENRPLTPEQAIGVYKRSKVLAERAVERMIADEGLPAVIVNPSTPIGPRDVKPTPTGRIIVEAALGKIPAFVDTGLNLVHVDDVAHGHFLALERGRIGERYILGGENLPLQQMLADIAQMTGRKAPTIALPRWPLYPLAVGAEAVAKFTKKEPFVTVDGLRMSKNKMYFTSAKAERELGYRARPYRDGLRDALDWFRGAGYLK; from the coding sequence ATGACTGATACCTCCCGCGATCTCGTTCTGGTCACCGGCGCGTCCGGTTTCGTCGGCTCGGCCGTCGCGCGCATCGCGCAGCAGAAAGGCTATGCGGTGCGCGTGCTCGTGCGCCCGACGAGCCCGCGCACGAACGTCGCCGATCTCGACGCCGAGATCGTCACCGGCGACATGCGCGACGAGACGTCGATGCGCGCCGCGCTGCGCGGCGTGCGCTACCTGCTGCACGTCGCGGCCGACTACCGGCTGTGGGCGCCGGACCCGCACGAGATCGAGCGCGCGAACCTCGAAGGCGCCGTCGCGACGATGCGCGCCGCGCGCGCCGAAGGCGTCGAACGGATCGTCTATACGAGCAGCGTCGCGACGCTGAAGGTCACGAGCGCCGGCGATCCGGCCGACGAGAACCGGCCGCTGACGCCCGAGCAGGCGATCGGCGTGTACAAGCGCAGCAAGGTGCTCGCCGAGCGCGCGGTCGAGCGGATGATCGCCGACGAAGGGCTGCCCGCGGTGATCGTCAACCCGTCGACGCCGATCGGCCCGCGCGACGTGAAGCCGACGCCGACCGGCCGCATCATCGTCGAGGCCGCGCTCGGCAAGATTCCGGCGTTCGTCGATACGGGGCTGAACCTCGTGCACGTCGACGACGTCGCGCACGGCCATTTCCTCGCGCTCGAGCGCGGCCGGATCGGCGAGCGCTACATCCTGGGCGGCGAGAACCTGCCGCTGCAGCAGATGCTCGCCGACATCGCGCAGATGACGGGCCGCAAGGCGCCGACGATCGCGCTGCCGCGCTGGCCGCTGTACCCGCTCGCGGTCGGCGCCGAGGCGGTCGCGAAGTTCACGAAGAAGGAGCCGTTCGTCACGGTCGACGGGCTGCGGATGTCGAAGAACAAGATGTATTTCACGTCCGCGAAGGCCGAACGCGAACTCGGCTACCGCGCGCGGCCGTACCGCGACGGGCTGCGCGACGCGCTCGACTGGTTCCGCGGCGCGGGCTACCTGAAGTAG
- the rarD gene encoding EamA family transporter RarD encodes MTGYPEAGRGVMLSVAASTLFALMSAYAKWLVPLTGLDIFAWRVLWTAPGALALIALRGRWPALAELLARSVRDWRLLVALPVTAALLGLQLWLFLWAPLHGRMLEVSLGYFLLPLTMVLVGRFYYHERLDPLQWAAVACAALGVAHEVWATRAFAWPTLVVALGYPPYFVLRRRINADSLAAFAVEIVLLCPIAIAMVATSGTPVAPHPLLWSTLLPGLGVLSTLALASYLKASRMLPMALFGILGYVEPVLLVAVSLLLLGETLTVAKLATYGPIWVAVALTAWHSAMLMRRLPART; translated from the coding sequence GTGACGGGGTATCCGGAGGCCGGGCGCGGCGTGATGTTGTCGGTGGCGGCGTCGACGCTGTTCGCGCTGATGTCCGCGTATGCGAAATGGCTGGTGCCGCTCACGGGCCTCGACATTTTCGCGTGGCGCGTGCTCTGGACCGCGCCCGGCGCGCTCGCGCTGATCGCGCTGCGCGGCCGCTGGCCGGCGCTCGCGGAACTGCTCGCGCGCAGCGTGCGCGACTGGCGGCTGCTCGTCGCGCTGCCCGTCACCGCAGCGCTGCTCGGGCTGCAGCTGTGGCTGTTCCTGTGGGCGCCGCTGCACGGGCGCATGCTCGAGGTGTCGCTCGGCTACTTCCTGCTGCCGCTGACGATGGTGCTCGTCGGCCGCTTCTACTATCACGAACGGCTCGATCCGCTGCAGTGGGCGGCCGTCGCCTGCGCGGCGCTCGGCGTTGCGCACGAAGTGTGGGCGACGCGCGCATTCGCGTGGCCGACGCTCGTCGTCGCGCTCGGCTATCCGCCGTATTTCGTGCTGCGCCGGCGCATCAACGCCGATTCGCTGGCTGCGTTCGCGGTCGAGATCGTGCTGCTGTGTCCGATCGCGATCGCGATGGTCGCGACGAGCGGCACGCCGGTCGCGCCGCATCCGCTGCTGTGGTCGACGCTGCTGCCGGGGCTCGGCGTGCTCAGCACGCTTGCGCTCGCGAGCTATCTGAAGGCGAGCCGGATGCTGCCGATGGCGCTGTTCGGCATCCTCGGCTATGTCGAGCCCGTGCTGCTCGTCGCCGTATCGCTGTTGTTGCTCGGCGAGACGCTGACGGTCGCGAAGCTCGCGACGTACGGGCCGATCTGGGTCGCGGTCGCGTTGACCGCATGGCACAGCGCGATGCTGATGCGGCGCCTGCCGGCGCGTACCTGA
- a CDS encoding peptide MFS transporter, translated as MMHAPVSQTRSFTTVFLIEMWERFGYYGMAALLVLFMVDRLGFTDSHANLTWGAFTALVYASPSIGGWIGDKVLGARRTMILGAAVLCAGYLMLAVPNDALAYMYASLGVIVVGNGLFKANAANLVRRIYEGDDARIDSAFTIYYMAVNIGSTVSMLATPWIKDHWGWHTAFAVCCGGMLLAILNFMLMHRTLAHIGSQPDDEPIRWKRLGAVAAGGVALALVTLYVLQHKQLAVASVWTAAVAILAIFAYMIAKSERSERAGLIAALVLIAQVILFFIFYVQMSTSLTLFALRNVDPRFILFGTTLFTWSAAQFQALNPIWIMLLSPVLVWIYNAFSKGGRDLPVAAKYALGFGAVAAGYLVFTISGRYAVDGRVSSWFMVWGYGLYSLGELLVSGLGLAMIARYVPARMSGFMMGAYFVATGVSQYLGSVVANFAQMPSHDLPAVDSLPLYLSLFEKLGWLAAIGMVLALLLLPMMNRLSRQHQRCAEERRDEALQAQNVAAVQ; from the coding sequence ATGATGCACGCACCTGTTTCACAAACCCGATCGTTTACGACGGTCTTCCTCATCGAAATGTGGGAGCGCTTCGGCTACTACGGCATGGCCGCGCTCCTCGTCCTCTTCATGGTCGACAGGCTCGGTTTCACCGACAGCCATGCGAACCTCACGTGGGGTGCGTTCACCGCACTCGTCTACGCCTCGCCGTCGATCGGCGGCTGGATCGGCGACAAGGTGCTCGGCGCGCGCCGCACGATGATCCTCGGCGCGGCCGTGCTGTGCGCCGGCTACCTGATGCTGGCGGTGCCGAACGACGCGCTCGCCTATATGTATGCGTCGCTCGGCGTGATCGTCGTCGGCAACGGGCTGTTCAAGGCCAACGCGGCGAACCTCGTGCGCCGCATCTACGAAGGCGACGACGCGCGCATCGACAGCGCGTTCACGATCTACTACATGGCGGTCAACATCGGCTCGACGGTGTCGATGCTCGCGACGCCGTGGATCAAGGATCACTGGGGCTGGCACACCGCGTTCGCGGTCTGCTGCGGCGGCATGCTGCTCGCGATCCTGAACTTCATGCTGATGCATCGCACGCTGGCGCACATCGGCTCGCAGCCCGACGACGAGCCGATCCGCTGGAAGCGCCTCGGGGCCGTCGCGGCGGGCGGCGTCGCGCTCGCGCTCGTCACGCTGTACGTGCTGCAGCACAAGCAACTGGCAGTGGCAAGCGTGTGGACGGCCGCGGTCGCGATTCTCGCGATCTTCGCGTACATGATCGCGAAGTCGGAACGCTCGGAGCGCGCCGGGCTGATCGCCGCGCTCGTGCTGATCGCGCAGGTGATCCTGTTCTTCATCTTCTACGTGCAGATGTCGACCTCGCTGACGCTGTTCGCGCTGCGCAACGTCGATCCGCGCTTCATCCTGTTCGGCACGACGCTGTTTACGTGGAGCGCCGCGCAGTTCCAGGCGCTGAACCCGATCTGGATCATGCTGCTGAGCCCGGTGCTCGTGTGGATCTACAACGCGTTCTCGAAGGGCGGCCGCGATCTGCCGGTCGCCGCGAAGTACGCGCTCGGCTTCGGTGCCGTCGCCGCCGGCTATCTCGTGTTCACGATCAGCGGCCGCTATGCGGTCGACGGTCGCGTGTCGTCGTGGTTCATGGTGTGGGGCTACGGCCTCTACTCGCTCGGCGAACTGCTGGTGAGCGGCCTCGGCCTCGCGATGATCGCGCGCTATGTGCCGGCGCGGATGAGCGGCTTCATGATGGGTGCGTACTTCGTCGCGACCGGCGTGTCGCAGTATCTCGGCAGCGTCGTCGCGAACTTCGCGCAGATGCCGTCGCACGATCTGCCGGCCGTCGATTCGCTGCCGCTCTATCTGTCGCTGTTCGAGAAGCTCGGCTGGCTCGCCGCGATCGGCATGGTGCTCGCGCTGCTGCTGCTGCCGATGATGAACCGCCTGTCGCGCCAGCATCAGCGCTGCGCGGAAGAGCGCCGCGACGAAGCGCTGCAGGCGCAGAACGTCGCCGCCGTTCAGTAA
- a CDS encoding glycosyltransferase has product MMLAIAFLLSGLSLAIWIVLLVARGGFWRAQPARPLPPEARGAAADAGWPAVVAVVPARNEADVIARAATSLLEQDYPGDFHLIIVDDHSDDGTADAARAAALAANRADRLTVLSAKPLPAGWSGKVWAQSQGIAAVRTLGLPADYLLLTDADIGHPPDAVAQLVTRAQAEQRDLVSLMVRLRCDSFWEKALIPAFVFFFAKLYPFSWINNPRNKTAGAAGGCMLVKRTALEEAGGIESIRGALIDDCSLAAQIKHRGSGRHPIRLDLADRSVSLRPYDSWRDIWNMIARTAFTQLHYSPWLLAGTLVGMTIIYLVPPVAALAYGARAWPAWLAWASMCAAYAPMLRYYRRSPLWAPALPLVAAFYVGATFASAWRYWRGKGGQWKARVQAPVER; this is encoded by the coding sequence ATGATGCTGGCGATCGCATTCCTGCTGTCCGGCCTGTCGCTCGCGATCTGGATCGTGCTGCTCGTCGCGCGCGGCGGTTTCTGGCGCGCGCAGCCGGCGCGTCCGCTGCCGCCCGAGGCGCGCGGCGCGGCCGCGGACGCCGGCTGGCCGGCCGTCGTCGCGGTCGTGCCGGCGCGCAACGAAGCCGACGTGATCGCGCGCGCCGCGACGTCGCTGCTCGAGCAGGACTATCCGGGCGACTTTCACCTGATCATCGTCGACGATCACAGCGACGACGGCACCGCGGACGCCGCGCGCGCGGCCGCGCTGGCCGCGAACCGCGCGGACCGGCTGACCGTGCTGAGCGCGAAGCCGCTGCCGGCCGGCTGGTCGGGCAAGGTGTGGGCGCAGTCGCAGGGGATCGCGGCGGTGCGCACGCTCGGGCTGCCGGCCGACTATCTGCTGCTGACGGATGCCGACATCGGCCACCCGCCCGACGCCGTCGCGCAGCTCGTCACGCGCGCGCAGGCCGAGCAGCGCGATCTCGTGTCGCTGATGGTGCGGCTGCGCTGCGACTCGTTCTGGGAAAAGGCGCTGATCCCGGCGTTCGTGTTCTTCTTCGCGAAGCTCTATCCGTTCTCGTGGATCAACAATCCGCGCAACAAGACGGCCGGCGCCGCAGGCGGCTGCATGCTCGTGAAGCGCACGGCGCTCGAGGAAGCGGGCGGCATCGAGTCGATCCGCGGCGCGCTGATCGACGATTGCAGCCTCGCCGCGCAGATCAAGCATCGCGGCAGCGGCCGCCATCCGATCCGCCTCGATCTCGCCGATCGCAGCGTGTCGCTGCGCCCGTACGACAGCTGGCGCGACATCTGGAACATGATCGCGCGCACGGCGTTCACGCAGCTCCACTATTCGCCGTGGCTGCTGGCCGGCACGCTCGTCGGGATGACGATCATCTATCTGGTGCCGCCCGTCGCCGCGCTCGCGTACGGCGCGCGCGCGTGGCCCGCATGGCTCGCATGGGCGTCGATGTGCGCCGCATACGCGCCGATGCTGCGCTACTACCGGCGCTCGCCGCTGTGGGCGCCCGCGCTGCCGCTCGTCGCCGCGTTCTACGTCGGCGCGACGTTCGCGTCCGCGTGGCGCTACTGGCGCGGCAAGGGCGGCCAGTGGAAGGCGCGCGTGCAGGCACCGGTCGAACGCTGA
- a CDS encoding acylphosphatase, translated as MNRDELDERIETYYVRVRGVVQGVGFRHATVREAHALKLRGWVSNLEDGSVEAMIQGPGAQIDRMLAWLRHGPPAARVTEVTFEERQTDKRFERFQQQ; from the coding sequence ATGAACCGCGATGAGCTGGACGAACGGATCGAGACCTACTACGTGCGCGTGCGCGGCGTCGTGCAGGGCGTCGGCTTCCGTCACGCGACGGTGCGCGAGGCGCACGCGCTGAAGCTGCGCGGCTGGGTCAGCAACCTCGAGGACGGCAGCGTCGAGGCGATGATCCAGGGCCCCGGCGCCCAGATCGACCGGATGCTGGCGTGGCTGCGGCACGGGCCGCCGGCCGCGCGCGTGACCGAAGTGACGTTCGAGGAACGGCAGACCGACAAGCGCTTCGAGCGCTTTCAGCAGCAGTAA
- the ispH gene encoding 4-hydroxy-3-methylbut-2-enyl diphosphate reductase, which translates to MRVILAQPRGFCAGVVRAIEIVDRALQQHGAPVYVRHEIVHNRHVVENLRNKGARFVEELDEVPHGAVAIFSAHGVAQTVERDAQTRGLDVLDATCPLVTKVHVQGRQYVAAGRRLILIGHAGHPEVEGTIGQIPAEVILVQSEAEVDTLTLPVDTPVAYVTQTTLSVDDTRGIIEALQRRFTDIVGPDTRDICYATQNRQAAVRELSGQVDVLLVVGATNSSNSNRLREIGTESGVPSYLVADGSEVKAEWFAGVQTVGLTAGASAPEEMVEDVIGALRALGPVEVTTMAGREEKVEFKLPAKLMQAVAREV; encoded by the coding sequence ATGCGAGTCATCCTTGCCCAGCCTCGCGGCTTTTGTGCGGGGGTTGTCCGCGCGATCGAGATCGTCGATCGCGCGCTGCAACAGCACGGCGCGCCGGTTTATGTGCGTCATGAAATCGTCCACAACCGGCACGTCGTCGAAAATCTGCGTAATAAAGGGGCACGATTCGTTGAGGAACTCGACGAGGTGCCGCATGGCGCCGTCGCGATCTTCAGCGCGCACGGCGTCGCCCAGACGGTCGAGCGCGACGCGCAGACGCGCGGCCTCGACGTGCTCGACGCCACCTGCCCGCTCGTCACGAAAGTGCACGTGCAGGGCCGACAGTACGTGGCGGCCGGTCGCCGGCTGATCCTGATCGGCCACGCCGGGCATCCGGAAGTCGAGGGCACGATCGGCCAGATTCCGGCCGAGGTGATCCTCGTGCAAAGTGAAGCGGAAGTCGATACGCTGACGCTGCCGGTCGACACGCCGGTTGCGTACGTGACGCAGACGACGCTGTCGGTCGACGACACGCGCGGCATCATCGAAGCGCTGCAGCGCCGGTTCACCGACATCGTCGGCCCGGACACCCGCGACATCTGCTACGCGACGCAAAACCGCCAGGCCGCCGTGCGCGAGCTGAGCGGGCAAGTCGACGTGCTGCTCGTCGTCGGCGCGACCAACAGTTCGAATTCGAACCGGCTGCGCGAGATCGGCACCGAAAGCGGCGTGCCGAGCTACCTGGTCGCCGACGGCTCGGAAGTGAAGGCCGAATGGTTCGCAGGCGTGCAGACGGTCGGGCTGACCGCCGGTGCGTCGGCGCCCGAAGAGATGGTCGAGGATGTGATCGGCGCGCTGCGCGCGCTGGGGCCCGTCGAGGTCACGACGATGGCGGGCCGTGAAGAAAAAGTCGAATTCAAGCTGCCGGCGAAGCTCATGCAAGCTGTCGCCCGCGAAGTTTAA